One genomic window of Camelina sativa cultivar DH55 chromosome 5, Cs, whole genome shotgun sequence includes the following:
- the LOC104786554 gene encoding DExH-box ATP-dependent RNA helicase DExH6 isoform X1: MGNKRFRSDNAAGKPTSVEATRIWASKVIEDFRASGNQVYTFEHNLSNNERGVIHQMCRKMGIQSKSSGRGEQRRLSIFTSRHKNGKNKEANEKSNKEKLKCVSFPPGADAILQDLFTHYPPCDGDTAATSFNKYSGHSGKQGQWKDDFFAKPKISSEEILEKVASLSSRLKKDKALKEIAKLRSKLPITSFRDAITSAVESNQVILISGETGCGKTTQVPQYLLDHMWSSKGETCKIVCTQPRRISAMSVSERISCERGESIGENIGYKVRLQSKGGRHSSVVFCTNGILLRVLVGKGSVSCVSDITHIIVDEIHERDCYSDFMLAIIRDLLPSNPHLRLILMSATLDAERFSGYFGGCPVVRVPGFTYPVRTLYLEDVLSILKSGGDNHLSSANLSIPDHKVDLTDEDKLALDEAIILAWTNDEFDALLDLVSSSGSHEIYNYQHESTWLTPLMVFAGKGRISDVCMLLSSGADWNLKSKDGLTALELAETENQLEAAQIIREHAGNTQSNSQQGQQLLDKYMATINPEQVDVSLILQLMRKICGDSEDGAILVFLPGWDDINKTRQRLLENPFFADSAKFDIICLHSMVPAGEQKKVFNRPPRGCRKIVLATNIAESAVTIDDVVYVIDSGRMKEKSYDPYNNVSTLQSSWVSKANAKQREGRAGRCQPGICYHLYSRLRAASMPDFKVPEIKRMPVEELCLQVKILDPNCKTNDFLQKLLDPPVDQSIANALSILQDIGALTPQEELTELGEKFGHLPVHPLISKMLFFAVLVNCLDPALTLACAADYKEPFTMPMSPVERQKAAAAKLELASLCGGDSDHLAVVAAFECWKIAKERGLSAEFCSQYFVSPSAMKMLDQMRSQLESELKRHGIIPNDISSCSQNSRDPGILRAVLAVGLYPMVGRLCPAFGNNRRTIVETASGAKVRVHSLSNNFNLSSKKYDESLVVFDEITRGDGGMHIRNCTVVRDLPLLLVSTEIAVAPTVSSDSDDSDEEEEDEEGGANTNADGMDIHEEDSSSGAKMMSSPENSVKLVVDRWLPFRTTALEVAQMYILRERLMASILFKVTHPREHLPPHLGASMHAIACILSYDGHAGLSNPPESMGPKHSRTEMYDTGGWEEKPSSFLNSLFWSLSLKENKHFSHTNRNRQHDYNMAPTEAASIPRQQNKQRNPKSANNADLGKKKGKMFVNPTNGINQPEAASTAKHSKQKSANSSSSGNKKENMPSDQANGYKQPNAPPRGAAASVAKNQSIKKNKTRSGNNSDSGKKKELYVPKVDIHKRQREDKAEHKGNA; encoded by the exons GCGTGGAGAACAAAGGCGTCTTTCAATATTCACAAGCAGGCACAAAAATGGGAAGAACAAAGAAGCCAATGAGAAATCGAACAAAGAAAAGCTCAAATGTGTGTCATTTCCGCCAGGGGCAGATGCTATTCTACAGGATTTATTTACTCACTATCCACCTTGTGACGGAGACACTGCTGCCACATCATTTAACAAGTACTCCGGGCACTCGGGTAAACAAGGACAATGGAAAGATGATTTTTTCGCGAAACCAAAGATTAGCAGTGAAGAGATTCTAGAAAAAGTGGCATCTTTGAGTTCTAGACTTAAGAAGGACAAAGCTCTTAAGGAG ATCGCGAAGCTGCGGTCAAAGCTTCCCATCACATCCTTTAGAGACGCAATTACATCTGCAGTGGAATCCAATCAG GTTATTCTCATTTCTGGTGAAACTGGTTGCGGGAAAACTACTCAG GTGCCTCAATATCTTTTAGACCATATGTGGTCAAGCAAAGGAGAAACTTGCAAAATTGTTTGCACCCAACCTCGTCGGATATCCGCGATGTCAG TTTCGGAAAGAATATCTTGTGAAAGAGGTGAGAGCATTGGAGAAAACATTGGTTACAAG GTTCGACTCCAAAGCAAAGGTGGAAGGCACTCATCAGTTGTATTCTGCACCAATGGCATTCTCCTGAGGGTGCTTGTAGGCAAAGGCTCTGTTAGCTGTGTTTCCGACATAACTCACATCATTGTG GATGAAATCCATGAAAGGGATTGCTACTCTGATTTCATGTTGGCAATTATAAG GGACTTACTTCCGTCAAATCCTCATCTTCGTCTG ATTCTCATGAGTGCTACACTTGATGCCGAGAGATTTTCGGGATATTTTGGAGGCTGCCCAGTTGTCCGTGTCCCTGGATTCACTTATCCA GTGAGAACCTTGTATTTGGAGGATGTTCTCTCTATTCTGAAGTCAGGTGGAGATAATCATCTAAGCTCTGCCAACTTGAGTATACCAGACCACAAGGTTGATTTGACGGATGAAGATAAACTTGCTTTAGATGAAGCAATCATCTTGGCTTGGACAAATGACGAGTTTGATGCCCTCTTAGATCTAGTTTCTTCTAGTGGAAGTCATGAGATCTACAATTATCAGCACGAATCAACCTGGCTAACACCACTAATGGTCTTTGCTGGAAAGGGCAGGATCAGTGATGTCTGCATGCTCCTCTCATCTGGTGCAGACTGGAACTTAAAGTCTAAAGATGGTTTGACCGCATTAGAATTGGCAGAAACAGAGAATCAACTAGAAGCTGCTCAGATAATCAGGGAGCATGCAGGCAATACCCAGTCTAATTCTCAGCAAGGACAACAGTTACTTGATAAGTACATGGCGACAATCAACCCAGAGCAGGTTGATGTGAGTCTTATACTGCAGTTAATGAGGAAAATATGTGGCGATTCAGAAGATGGTGCCATTCTTGTTTTTCTACCTGGATGGGATGacataaataaaacaagacAGAGGTTACTTGAGAACCCTTTCTTTGCAGATAGTGCTAAATTTGACATTATTTGTCTTCACTCGATGGTACCAGCAGGGGAACAGAAGAAAGTTTTTAATCGCCCCCCTCGAGGTTGTCGCAAAATTGTGCTTGCGACAAATATTGCTGAATCAGCAGTTACCATTGATGATGTGGTTTATGTGATAGATAGTGGCCGGATGAAGGAAAAGAGCTATGATCCTTACAATAATGTTTCAACGCTCCAATCTTCTTGGGTGTCAAAAGCAAATGCAAAACAGCGTGAGGGTCGTGCAGGCCGCTGCCAACCTGGTATTTGTTATCATCTCTATTCTAGACTTCGGGCAGCCTCTATGCCAGATTTTAAAGTTCCTGAAATTAAGAGGATGCCTGTAGAAGAACTCTGCTTACAG GTTAAGATACTTGATCCAAATTGCAAAACTAATGATTTCCTTCAGAAACTTTTGGACCCGCCTGTTGATCAAAGTATTGCAAATGCCTTAAGCATACTACAGGACATCGGGGCCCTGACACCTCAGGAAGAGCTGACAGAACTTGGAGAGAAATTTGGTCATCTCCCAGTTCATCCTTTGATTAGCAAAATGCTTTTCTTCGCTGTATTAGTAAACTGTCTGGATCCAGCACTTACTCTGGCATGTGCAGCCGACTACAAGGAACCATTTACGATGCCTATGTCGCCAGTTGAAAGACAAAAAGCTGCTGCTGCAAAACTTGAACTTGCGTCACTTTGTGGAGGTGACAGTGATCACCTTGCAGTTGTTGCTGCCTTTGAATGCTGGAAAATTGCAAAAGAAAGAGGTCTTTCGGCAGAGTTTTGCTCTCAGTACTTCGTCTCTCCTAGTGCTATGAAGATGTTGGATCAAATGCGTAGCCAACTTGAGTCGGAACTTAAAAGACATGGGATTATTCCCAACGATATTTCAAGCTGTAGCCAGAATTCGCGTGATCCCGGTATACTCCGTGCTGTTCTAGCAGTAGGATTGTATCCTATGGTGGGAAGATTGTGCCCAGCTTTTGGTAATAATCGAAGAACTATAGTAGAGACTGCTAGTGGTGCCAAAGTTCGTGTGCATTCACTGTCAAACAACTTCAACTTGTCGTCGAAAAAGTATGATGAATCTTTGGTTGTTTTTGATGAGATCACACGTGGAGATGGAGGCATGCACATAAGAAACTGTACTGTTGTTCGGGATCTTCCTTTGTTACTTGTCTCAACAGAGATAGCTGTGGCTCCTACAGTGAGCAGTGATTCTGATgatagtgatgaagaagaagaggacgaagaagGAGGAGCTAATACTAATGCAGACGGAATGGACATACATGAAGAAGATAGTAGCAGTGGAGCGAAAATGATGTCTTCACCTGAAAATTCAGTCAAGTTGGTAGTTGATCGTTGGCTGCCTTTCAGAACCACAGCCCTTGAAGTTGCTCAAATGTACATTTTGCGGGAACGACTAATGGCGTCTATTTTGTTCAAG GTAACACATCCACGTGAACATCTGCCGCCTCATCTCGGAGCTTCTATGCATGCAATAGCTTGTATTCTCTCATATGATGGTCACGCGGGACTTTCAAATCCACCGGAGTCTATGGGACCAAAACATTCGAGGACTGAGATGTATGATACCGGTGGATGGGAAGAGAAACCAAGCTCTTTCCtaaactctctcttttggtCTCTGAGTTTGAAAGAGAACAAGCATTTTAGTCACACGAACAGGAATCGGCAGCATGACTACAACATGGCTCcaacagaagctgcatcgataCCTAGGCAGCAAAACAAGCAAAGAAACCCCAAATCAGCCAACAATGCTGATTTGGGTAAGAAGAAAGGGAAAATGTTTGTTAATCCCACCAATGGGATTAACCAACCAGAAGCTGCTTCTACGGCGAAGCATTCAAAGCAAAAATCAGCCAACAGTTCGAGTTCGGGTAACAAGAAAGAGAACATGCCTTCTGATCAGGCCAATGGATATAAGCAACCAAACGCACCTCCAAGAGGAGCTGCTGCGTCAGTGGCTAAGAATCAAAGCATTAAGAAAAACAAGACCAGGTCAGGCAACAACTCAGATTCCGGTAAGAAGAAAGAACTGTATGTTCCAAAGGTTGATATCCATAAAAGGCAGCGTGAAGACAAAGCAGAACATAAGGGAAATGCATGA
- the LOC104786554 gene encoding DExH-box ATP-dependent RNA helicase DExH6 isoform X2 — MGNKRFRSDNAAGKPTSVEATRIWASKVIEDFRASGNQVYTFEHNLSNNERGVIHQMCRKMGIQSKSSGRGEQRRLSIFTSRHKNGKNKEANEKSNKEKLKCVSFPPGADAILQDLFTHYPPCDGDTAATSFNKYSGHSGKQGQWKDDFFAKPKISSEEILEKVASLSSRLKKDKALKEIAKLRSKLPITSFRDAITSAVESNQVILISGETGCGKTTQVPQYLLDHMWSSKGETCKIVCTQPRRISAMSVSERISCERGESIGENIGYKVRLQSKGGRHSSVVFCTNGILLRVLVGKGSVSCVSDITHIIVDEIHERDCYSDFMLAIIRDLLPSNPHLRLILMSATLDAERFSGYFGGCPVVRVPGFTYPVRTLYLEDVLSILKSGGDNHLSSANLSIPDHKVDLTDEDKLALDEAIILAWTNDEFDALLDLVSSSGSHEIYNYQHESTWLTPLMVFAGKGRISDVCMLLSSGADWNLKSKDGLTALELAETENQLEAAQIIREHAGNTQSNSQQGQQLLDKYMATINPEQVDVSLILQLMRKICGDSEDGAILVFLPGWDDINKTRQRLLENPFFADSAKFDIICLHSMVPAGEQKKVFNRPPRGCRKIVLATNIAESAVTIDDVVYVIDSGRMKEKSYDPYNNVSTLQSSWVSKANAKQREGRAGRCQPGICYHLYSRLRAASMPDFKVPEIKRMPVEELCLQVKILDPNCKTNDFLQKLLDPPVDQSIANALSILQDIGALTPQEELTELGEKFGHLPVHPLISKMLFFAVLVNCLDPALTLACAADYKEPFTMPMSPVERQKAAAAKLELASLCGGDSDHLAVVAAFECWKIAKERGLSAEFCSQYFVSPSAMKMLDQMRSQLESELKRHGIIPNDISSCSQNSRDPGILRAVLAVGLYPMVGRLCPAFGNNRRTIVETASGAKVRVHSLSNNFNLSSKKYDESLVVFDEITRGDGGMHIRNCTVVRDLPLLLVSTEIAVAPTVSSDSDDSDEEEEDEEGGANTNADGMDIHEEDSSSGAKMMSSPENSVKLVVDRWLPFRTTALEVAQMYILRERLMASILFKVTHPREHLPPHLGASMHAIACILSYDGHAGLSNPPESMGPKHSRTEMYDTGGWEEKPSSFLNSLFWSLSLKENKHFSHTNRNRQHDYNMAPTEAASIPRQQNKQRNPKSANNADLGKKKGKMFVNPTNGINQPEAASTAKHSKQKSANSSSSGNKKENMPSDQANGYKQPNAPPRGAAASVAKNQSIKKNKTRSGNNSDSGKKKELYVPKVDIHKRQREDKAEHKGNA; from the exons GCGTGGAGAACAAAGGCGTCTTTCAATATTCACAAGCAGGCACAAAAATGGGAAGAACAAAGAAGCCAATGAGAAATCGAACAAAGAAAAGCTCAAATGTGTGTCATTTCCGCCAGGGGCAGATGCTATTCTACAGGATTTATTTACTCACTATCCACCTTGTGACGGAGACACTGCTGCCACATCATTTAACAAGTACTCCGGGCACTCGGGTAAACAAGGACAATGGAAAGATGATTTTTTCGCGAAACCAAAGATTAGCAGTGAAGAGATTCTAGAAAAAGTGGCATCTTTGAGTTCTAGACTTAAGAAGGACAAAGCTCTTAAGGAG ATCGCGAAGCTGCGGTCAAAGCTTCCCATCACATCCTTTAGAGACGCAATTACATCTGCAGTGGAATCCAATCAG GTTATTCTCATTTCTGGTGAAACTGGTTGCGGGAAAACTACTCAG GTGCCTCAATATCTTTTAGACCATATGTGGTCAAGCAAAGGAGAAACTTGCAAAATTGTTTGCACCCAACCTCGTCGGATATCCGCGATGTCAG TTTCGGAAAGAATATCTTGTGAAAGAGGTGAGAGCATTGGAGAAAACATTGGTTACAAG GTTCGACTCCAAAGCAAAGGTGGAAGGCACTCATCAGTTGTATTCTGCACCAATGGCATTCTCCTGAGGGTGCTTGTAGGCAAAGGCTCTGTTAGCTGTGTTTCCGACATAACTCACATCATTGTG GATGAAATCCATGAAAGGGATTGCTACTCTGATTTCATGTTGGCAATTATAAG GGACTTACTTCCGTCAAATCCTCATCTTCGTCTG ATTCTCATGAGTGCTACACTTGATGCCGAGAGATTTTCGGGATATTTTGGAG GCTGCCCAGTTGTCCGTGTCCCTGGATTCACTTATCCA GTGAGAACCTTGTATTTGGAGGATGTTCTCTCTATTCTGAAGTCAGGTGGAGATAATCATCTAAGCTCTGCCAACTTGAGTATACCAGACCACAAGGTTGATTTGACGGATGAAGATAAACTTGCTTTAGATGAAGCAATCATCTTGGCTTGGACAAATGACGAGTTTGATGCCCTCTTAGATCTAGTTTCTTCTAGTGGAAGTCATGAGATCTACAATTATCAGCACGAATCAACCTGGCTAACACCACTAATGGTCTTTGCTGGAAAGGGCAGGATCAGTGATGTCTGCATGCTCCTCTCATCTGGTGCAGACTGGAACTTAAAGTCTAAAGATGGTTTGACCGCATTAGAATTGGCAGAAACAGAGAATCAACTAGAAGCTGCTCAGATAATCAGGGAGCATGCAGGCAATACCCAGTCTAATTCTCAGCAAGGACAACAGTTACTTGATAAGTACATGGCGACAATCAACCCAGAGCAGGTTGATGTGAGTCTTATACTGCAGTTAATGAGGAAAATATGTGGCGATTCAGAAGATGGTGCCATTCTTGTTTTTCTACCTGGATGGGATGacataaataaaacaagacAGAGGTTACTTGAGAACCCTTTCTTTGCAGATAGTGCTAAATTTGACATTATTTGTCTTCACTCGATGGTACCAGCAGGGGAACAGAAGAAAGTTTTTAATCGCCCCCCTCGAGGTTGTCGCAAAATTGTGCTTGCGACAAATATTGCTGAATCAGCAGTTACCATTGATGATGTGGTTTATGTGATAGATAGTGGCCGGATGAAGGAAAAGAGCTATGATCCTTACAATAATGTTTCAACGCTCCAATCTTCTTGGGTGTCAAAAGCAAATGCAAAACAGCGTGAGGGTCGTGCAGGCCGCTGCCAACCTGGTATTTGTTATCATCTCTATTCTAGACTTCGGGCAGCCTCTATGCCAGATTTTAAAGTTCCTGAAATTAAGAGGATGCCTGTAGAAGAACTCTGCTTACAG GTTAAGATACTTGATCCAAATTGCAAAACTAATGATTTCCTTCAGAAACTTTTGGACCCGCCTGTTGATCAAAGTATTGCAAATGCCTTAAGCATACTACAGGACATCGGGGCCCTGACACCTCAGGAAGAGCTGACAGAACTTGGAGAGAAATTTGGTCATCTCCCAGTTCATCCTTTGATTAGCAAAATGCTTTTCTTCGCTGTATTAGTAAACTGTCTGGATCCAGCACTTACTCTGGCATGTGCAGCCGACTACAAGGAACCATTTACGATGCCTATGTCGCCAGTTGAAAGACAAAAAGCTGCTGCTGCAAAACTTGAACTTGCGTCACTTTGTGGAGGTGACAGTGATCACCTTGCAGTTGTTGCTGCCTTTGAATGCTGGAAAATTGCAAAAGAAAGAGGTCTTTCGGCAGAGTTTTGCTCTCAGTACTTCGTCTCTCCTAGTGCTATGAAGATGTTGGATCAAATGCGTAGCCAACTTGAGTCGGAACTTAAAAGACATGGGATTATTCCCAACGATATTTCAAGCTGTAGCCAGAATTCGCGTGATCCCGGTATACTCCGTGCTGTTCTAGCAGTAGGATTGTATCCTATGGTGGGAAGATTGTGCCCAGCTTTTGGTAATAATCGAAGAACTATAGTAGAGACTGCTAGTGGTGCCAAAGTTCGTGTGCATTCACTGTCAAACAACTTCAACTTGTCGTCGAAAAAGTATGATGAATCTTTGGTTGTTTTTGATGAGATCACACGTGGAGATGGAGGCATGCACATAAGAAACTGTACTGTTGTTCGGGATCTTCCTTTGTTACTTGTCTCAACAGAGATAGCTGTGGCTCCTACAGTGAGCAGTGATTCTGATgatagtgatgaagaagaagaggacgaagaagGAGGAGCTAATACTAATGCAGACGGAATGGACATACATGAAGAAGATAGTAGCAGTGGAGCGAAAATGATGTCTTCACCTGAAAATTCAGTCAAGTTGGTAGTTGATCGTTGGCTGCCTTTCAGAACCACAGCCCTTGAAGTTGCTCAAATGTACATTTTGCGGGAACGACTAATGGCGTCTATTTTGTTCAAG GTAACACATCCACGTGAACATCTGCCGCCTCATCTCGGAGCTTCTATGCATGCAATAGCTTGTATTCTCTCATATGATGGTCACGCGGGACTTTCAAATCCACCGGAGTCTATGGGACCAAAACATTCGAGGACTGAGATGTATGATACCGGTGGATGGGAAGAGAAACCAAGCTCTTTCCtaaactctctcttttggtCTCTGAGTTTGAAAGAGAACAAGCATTTTAGTCACACGAACAGGAATCGGCAGCATGACTACAACATGGCTCcaacagaagctgcatcgataCCTAGGCAGCAAAACAAGCAAAGAAACCCCAAATCAGCCAACAATGCTGATTTGGGTAAGAAGAAAGGGAAAATGTTTGTTAATCCCACCAATGGGATTAACCAACCAGAAGCTGCTTCTACGGCGAAGCATTCAAAGCAAAAATCAGCCAACAGTTCGAGTTCGGGTAACAAGAAAGAGAACATGCCTTCTGATCAGGCCAATGGATATAAGCAACCAAACGCACCTCCAAGAGGAGCTGCTGCGTCAGTGGCTAAGAATCAAAGCATTAAGAAAAACAAGACCAGGTCAGGCAACAACTCAGATTCCGGTAAGAAGAAAGAACTGTATGTTCCAAAGGTTGATATCCATAAAAGGCAGCGTGAAGACAAAGCAGAACATAAGGGAAATGCATGA